Proteins co-encoded in one Pocillopora verrucosa isolate sample1 chromosome 1, ASM3666991v2, whole genome shotgun sequence genomic window:
- the LOC131785508 gene encoding protein FAM53A — protein sequence MVTVITDKLKNQSLEDLPSDEPEINALQLRAISSRNNHVSECPLAHCLRRDVRQIFGHSRTRSYPSHRPGRTYCNNCSVTDSSAMHSTTQPPANKKLCSSLSLPGSTEVQSLWAPRASAVWQPVENCGKKPRSVSCPDDKFKLAELLWINNEVESISTPPASPTPRPASADATLGEKHLFMKNESPKSDPTGSKINENRDLNFNWKPNLSGLHRSRSQPCFDRRKSGVKRRIEDDFDSHRPALDLEKMEETSYFRCQNRKKGLRIPKYMNKKCSRELTSYFTESENFTLKPITSSPLYASVSSVMITPTSSPTKQLDSEIEIIEDLKGQNKLSDLQNDGLHNLNPKAQDEGIFPIDCNSDLDLNSIEDDLFLEEM from the exons ATGGTGACTGTCATAACAGACAAGCTAAAAAATCAATCGCTTGAGGACCTCCCCAGCGATGAACCCGAG ATAAATGCATTACAGCTCCGAGCCATCTCTTCCCGGAATAACCACGTTTCAG AATGTCCTCTCGCTCACTGTCTGCGTAGAGATGTACGACAGATATTTGGTCATTCAAGGACTCGAAGTTATCCTTCTCATCGACCCGGACGAACATACTGCAATAACTGCTCTGTGACCGATTCATCAGCTATGCACAGTACCACTCAGCCACCCGCAAATAAGAAATTATGTTCTTCTCTGTCGCTGCCGGGGAGTACAGAGGTACAATCGTTGTGGGCTCCGCGAGCTTCCGCGGTATGGCAACCTGTAGAAAACTGCGGGAAAAAACCACGATCGGTATCATGCCCGGACGACAAATTTAAATTGGCCGAGCTGCTGTGGATAAACAACGAAGTGGAATCTATATCAACACCTCCTGCCTCGCCAACACCAAGACCTGCTTCAGCAGATGCTACCCTTGgggaaaaacacctttttatgaaaaacgaaagtCCAAAATCTGATCCTACTGGGAGTAAGATTAACGAGAATAGAGACTTGAACTTTAACTGGAAACCGAATCTGTCAGGTTTGCACAGAAGCCGTTCTCAACCCTGTTTCGATCGCAGGAAAAGTGGTGTAAAAAGAAGAATTGAAGACGATTTCGACTCACACAGACCTGCCTTAGACTTGGAGAAAATGGAAGAG ACGTCCTATTTTCGTTGccagaacagaaaaaaaggactACGGATACCAAAATACATG AATAAAAAGTGTTCAAGGGAATTAACAAGCTACTTTACTGAGTCTGAGAACTTCACGCTGAAACCAATCACCTCTTCGCCTCTGTACGCTTCAGTCAGTAGTGTTATGATAACCCCGACTTCATCGCCAACAAAACAGCTGGATTCCGAGATCGAAATCATTGAAGACCTCAAAGGACAAAACAAGTTATCAGACCTACAGAATGACGGATTACACAATTTAAACCCCAAAGCTCAGGACGAAGGAATCTTTCCTATAGATTGCAATTCCGACCTTGATTTGAATTCTATCGAAGACGATCTTTTTTTAGAAGAGATGTAA